From Zhongshania aliphaticivorans, one genomic window encodes:
- a CDS encoding NAD(P)/FAD-dependent oxidoreductase yields MVAKIVVVGGGAGGLPLVTKLGRSLGKPGKAEITLVDCGASHIWKPRFHEVATGAIDSDLDAVDYRAHAYQNHYHFAMGRVIGLDREHKELILDEIVGPSGREVLPERRISYDYLVIAVGSLGNDFNTLGVREHCLFLDTRVQADRFHERFLNHCMTANFNNSALSIAIVGGGATGVELAAEIHHAVALLKLYGHEQLDRSRLQVHVIEAGPRILPALKEEIATAAQTELEKMGVKVHTNTKVKAADASGFVTSDDSRIDADILVWAAGIKAPDILSTLELDANRINQLVVNEQLQTADPAVFAIGDCCACELSPGKNIPPRAQSAQQMAMHMAANLKRTLAGQPLQAFKYRDHGSLVSLSKYSALGNLMGGVRGGNFFIEGWLARMMYISLYRLHQAAIYGWARTLMLLLAGRFNRLLRPRLKLH; encoded by the coding sequence GTGGTAGCAAAAATAGTGGTTGTTGGCGGTGGTGCAGGTGGCTTGCCGCTGGTCACAAAATTAGGCCGCAGCTTGGGTAAACCCGGCAAAGCTGAAATTACCCTGGTCGACTGCGGCGCGAGTCATATCTGGAAGCCGCGTTTTCATGAGGTTGCCACCGGTGCAATAGACTCTGATCTCGATGCGGTGGATTATCGTGCCCACGCCTATCAAAACCATTATCACTTCGCGATGGGGCGGGTTATTGGTCTTGACCGGGAGCACAAAGAACTGATTTTAGATGAAATAGTCGGGCCGAGTGGTCGTGAGGTGCTGCCTGAACGGCGCATAAGCTACGATTATTTGGTGATCGCGGTTGGCAGTCTAGGCAATGACTTTAATACCCTTGGAGTGCGGGAACATTGTTTGTTCTTAGATACTCGCGTTCAGGCCGATCGTTTTCACGAGCGGTTTTTAAACCATTGCATGACCGCCAATTTTAATAATAGTGCTTTGTCTATCGCCATTGTCGGGGGCGGGGCGACTGGCGTTGAACTGGCCGCAGAAATTCACCATGCGGTGGCGCTGCTAAAGCTTTATGGTCATGAACAATTGGATCGCAGTCGCTTACAGGTACATGTTATTGAAGCAGGGCCGCGCATACTGCCCGCGCTCAAAGAAGAGATTGCCACCGCCGCGCAAACTGAGCTGGAAAAAATGGGGGTGAAAGTTCATACCAATACCAAGGTGAAAGCAGCGGATGCCAGCGGATTTGTTACCAGCGATGACAGCCGTATTGATGCCGATATTTTGGTGTGGGCTGCGGGTATTAAAGCGCCGGATATCCTCAGCACTTTAGAACTTGACGCTAATCGCATAAATCAATTGGTGGTAAATGAGCAGTTGCAAACTGCCGATCCGGCTGTTTTTGCGATAGGCGATTGCTGCGCCTGCGAACTCAGCCCAGGTAAAAATATTCCACCTAGAGCCCAGTCTGCTCAGCAGATGGCAATGCACATGGCCGCGAATCTAAAACGCACATTGGCCGGCCAGCCCTTGCAGGCATTTAAGTATCGCGATCACGGTTCGCTGGTGTCGCTGTCGAAGTATTCTGCGCTGGGAAATTTAATGGGGGGCGTGCGCGGCGGCAACTTCTTTATTGAGGGTTGGTTGGCGCGGATGATGTATATCAGTTTGTATCGTCTGCACCAAGCGGCCATATACGGTTGGGCGCGCACCTTAATGTTATTGTTGGCCGGTCGATTTAATCGCTTATTGCGGCCTCGGCTGAAACTGCATTGA
- a CDS encoding glutathione S-transferase family protein: MITLYGFKQAFGLVDASPFVLKVDAFLRMAQLPYKLTSSVAYLRKSPKGKLPFIEDGNAKIGDSSFIFEYLNQKPEVTLNDWLSAEQRAQAYLIGKSLDENFYWCLLYSRWICDDNWPKTRQVFFGHLPFPFSSIVPFAVRRATRSALYKQGMGRHSAAEIEHIFNRSLASLSTLLGDKRYIMGERVCELDATVFGMLAQFILADVDSRFNTIARGYPNLQRYCDNFAQRYYGAAA, encoded by the coding sequence GTGATTACATTATATGGATTTAAGCAAGCATTTGGCCTAGTCGATGCGAGCCCTTTTGTACTTAAGGTAGACGCCTTTTTAAGAATGGCGCAATTGCCCTATAAGCTGACATCATCAGTGGCTTATCTGCGCAAATCGCCCAAGGGCAAGTTGCCGTTTATTGAAGACGGCAATGCAAAAATTGGAGATTCGAGTTTTATCTTCGAGTACTTAAATCAAAAGCCTGAAGTGACCCTGAATGACTGGCTTAGCGCCGAGCAGCGCGCACAAGCCTACCTTATTGGCAAGTCGCTAGACGAAAACTTCTATTGGTGCTTGCTGTATTCCCGCTGGATATGTGACGACAATTGGCCGAAAACACGGCAAGTATTTTTTGGCCATTTGCCCTTTCCATTCAGCTCGATTGTACCGTTTGCGGTGCGCCGGGCAACGCGTTCAGCGCTTTATAAACAGGGTATGGGTAGGCACAGCGCCGCAGAAATTGAACATATTTTTAATCGTTCACTTGCAAGCTTATCGACCCTCTTAGGCGATAAGCGTTATATAATGGGCGAGCGGGTCTGCGAGCTCGATGCCACGGTATTTGGGATGCTAGCGCAGTTTATCTTGGCTGATGTTGATAGCCGCTTTAATACCATTGCACGTGGTTACCCTAATTTGCAGCGCTACTGCGACAACTTTGCCCAGCGCTATTATGGCGCTGCGGCGTAA
- a CDS encoding NADH:flavin oxidoreductase/NADH oxidase family protein, with the protein MPALNDPLELPCGVILPNRLLKSAMTEGLANSKDQSTPRLAALYKRWAEGGTGTLVTGNVMVDRRFLERPGNVVIDGNGGEAALQDWAAAGTSANNQLWMQINHPGRQCQRQVSAQPLAPSDVGIDLIGMFGRPKPMTEADIRDTIQRYANVAASAKAAGFTGVQIHAAHGYLISQFLSPIANTRDDQWGGSLENRARFLLETVAAVRAAVGPRFAISVKLNSADFSKGGFSHEDSLRVAQWLSEARIDLLEVSGGTYEKLALMGDQGDEDAPDTSRHREAYFLKYAQGIRNVTQIPLAITGGFRSRDAMQQSLDSGALDVIGVGRPLCSQADIRPLLAGEQSSLPNWEAVLQLGAGWLGPKSSNQKIRTLNFGAATQWYYRQIIDLAEGREPTTHKGLLRVMMKHMYSERRMAKRRAKLLRE; encoded by the coding sequence ATGCCGGCACTCAACGACCCGCTCGAACTACCCTGTGGAGTGATACTCCCAAATCGCTTATTAAAATCGGCCATGACCGAGGGCCTGGCGAATAGTAAAGATCAATCTACACCAAGGCTCGCAGCCTTGTACAAGCGGTGGGCTGAAGGCGGTACCGGCACACTCGTCACCGGCAATGTCATGGTCGACCGTCGCTTTCTTGAGCGCCCTGGCAATGTGGTTATCGACGGCAACGGCGGCGAAGCAGCCCTGCAGGATTGGGCGGCAGCCGGTACCTCGGCAAACAATCAGCTGTGGATGCAAATCAATCATCCCGGTCGCCAGTGCCAACGCCAAGTATCCGCCCAGCCGCTGGCGCCGTCTGACGTTGGCATTGATCTGATTGGCATGTTTGGCCGACCCAAACCCATGACCGAGGCCGATATTCGCGACACCATTCAGCGCTACGCGAATGTTGCCGCTAGCGCAAAAGCCGCTGGCTTCACCGGGGTCCAAATACACGCAGCGCACGGCTACCTCATCAGCCAGTTTCTATCGCCTATCGCCAATACCCGAGACGACCAGTGGGGTGGTTCACTTGAAAACCGCGCTCGCTTTCTTCTTGAGACCGTTGCTGCGGTGCGCGCGGCAGTTGGTCCGCGCTTTGCCATTTCCGTTAAACTTAACTCCGCCGATTTTTCCAAGGGCGGATTTAGCCACGAAGACAGCCTACGCGTCGCCCAATGGCTTTCGGAGGCGCGCATTGATTTATTAGAAGTATCCGGTGGGACTTACGAGAAGCTAGCGCTAATGGGAGACCAAGGCGATGAAGACGCGCCAGACACCAGCCGCCATCGCGAAGCCTACTTTTTAAAATATGCTCAGGGAATTCGCAATGTTACCCAAATCCCCCTCGCCATTACCGGTGGTTTTCGTAGTAGAGATGCCATGCAACAATCGCTGGACAGCGGCGCGCTCGATGTTATCGGCGTAGGTCGGCCACTGTGTTCCCAAGCAGACATCAGGCCACTGCTGGCGGGCGAACAAAGCAGTCTACCAAACTGGGAGGCTGTACTGCAGCTTGGCGCCGGTTGGCTTGGCCCTAAAAGTAGCAACCAGAAAATTCGCACGCTCAACTTTGGCGCCGCCACCCAATGGTACTACCGTCAAATTATCGATTTAGCGGAGGGTCGCGAGCCCACAACCCACAAAGGTTTGCTGCGAGTCATGATGAAACACATGTATTCAGAAAGAAGAATGGCAAAAAGACGGGCAAAACTGCTGCGAGAATAA
- the leuA gene encoding 2-isopropylmalate synthase, translating into MADFNHRKYRATPAIVMTDRQWPNNTISQAPQWCSVDLRDGNQALVEPMTVQQKLRMWDLLVKLGFTQIEVGFPAASQPDFDFVRALIDGDRIPDNVTVQVLTQAREELIARSYEALKGAKQAIIHVYNSTSPVQRERVFGLERDGITAIAVQGARWVKEYAARNPETKWSFQYSPESFSSTEVDFAVEISDAVIAEWRDTGAPIIINLPATVECASPNVFADQVEWFCRHTQYRKDITVSVHTHNDRGCGVAAGELAVMAGADRVEGTLLGNGERTGNMDIVTMAMNLYSQGVDPKLNLADMDEIIAVVEHCTTIPLHPRHPYAGELVFTAFSGSHQDAIRKCLGKQSENEPWQVAYLPIDPADLGRSYEAVIRINSQSGKGGVSWVLENDYGLQLPRWLQIDASRAVQAKAEEIAGEVSAKQIWELFDEHYLQTARDTELSHFAISQNNAENHGQDQLSLSFKYQGKEIALQGHGDGAISALVNAWQQEFGDKVEVLDYREHALDTGTASQAVAYVHLSINNQRYIGVAMHRDVVTASLQAVLSAASQAVEQAKAA; encoded by the coding sequence ATGGCCGACTTTAACCACCGCAAATACCGCGCGACACCGGCAATTGTCATGACTGACCGCCAGTGGCCCAACAACACCATCAGCCAAGCGCCCCAGTGGTGCTCTGTGGACCTTCGTGACGGTAACCAGGCCTTGGTTGAACCCATGACGGTACAGCAAAAATTGCGGATGTGGGATTTGCTGGTCAAACTCGGCTTCACCCAAATTGAAGTGGGTTTTCCCGCCGCCTCTCAGCCCGATTTTGACTTTGTTCGCGCCCTAATTGACGGTGATCGCATTCCGGATAATGTCACGGTTCAAGTCTTAACCCAGGCAAGGGAAGAATTAATCGCCCGCAGCTACGAGGCTCTTAAAGGCGCAAAGCAAGCCATTATTCACGTTTACAATTCCACCAGCCCGGTGCAGCGCGAGCGGGTATTTGGCTTGGAACGCGACGGGATAACGGCGATTGCCGTACAAGGCGCGCGCTGGGTAAAAGAATATGCAGCGCGCAATCCCGAAACAAAGTGGTCGTTTCAATACTCGCCAGAAAGCTTCAGCAGCACCGAAGTCGATTTTGCGGTTGAAATCAGTGACGCGGTTATCGCCGAGTGGCGTGACACCGGCGCGCCAATCATTATTAATCTGCCCGCCACCGTCGAGTGCGCCAGCCCCAACGTATTTGCCGACCAAGTGGAATGGTTTTGCCGCCACACGCAGTATCGCAAAGACATTACCGTGTCGGTTCACACCCACAATGATCGCGGCTGTGGCGTTGCTGCCGGCGAGCTTGCGGTCATGGCCGGTGCCGACCGAGTTGAAGGCACCCTACTGGGTAATGGCGAGCGCACCGGCAATATGGATATTGTCACCATGGCCATGAACCTTTACAGCCAAGGCGTAGACCCAAAACTGAACTTAGCCGACATGGACGAGATCATTGCCGTTGTTGAGCACTGTACAACGATACCCCTGCACCCTCGCCACCCCTATGCCGGTGAGCTGGTATTTACTGCGTTTTCAGGTAGCCATCAAGATGCCATTCGCAAGTGCCTAGGCAAGCAGAGCGAAAACGAACCCTGGCAAGTCGCGTATTTACCAATAGACCCCGCTGACCTTGGGCGCAGCTACGAAGCCGTGATTCGCATTAACAGTCAATCAGGTAAAGGCGGCGTGAGCTGGGTACTGGAAAACGACTATGGACTGCAACTACCGCGCTGGCTGCAAATCGACGCCAGTCGGGCAGTACAGGCTAAGGCCGAGGAAATTGCCGGTGAAGTTAGCGCCAAGCAAATATGGGAACTGTTCGACGAACACTATCTGCAAACAGCGCGCGACACCGAATTAAGTCATTTCGCCATTAGCCAAAACAATGCCGAAAACCACGGCCAAGATCAATTGAGCCTGAGCTTTAAATACCAAGGCAAAGAAATCGCATTACAAGGCCACGGCGATGGCGCGATCAGCGCGCTGGTCAACGCCTGGCAGCAGGAATTTGGCGACAAAGTAGAAGTGCTCGACTACCGCGAACACGCACTAGACACCGGCACCGCCTCTCAGGCTGTAGCCTATGTACATCTGTCGATCAATAATCAGCGCTACATTGGCGTCGCCATGCACCGCGATGTGGTTACCGCGTCATTGCAGGCAGTGCTAAGTGCAGCGAGTCAGGCAGTGGAGCAAGCAAAAGCCGCTTAA
- a CDS encoding MinD/ParA family protein, with translation MSAVKVIAVSSGKGGVGKTNVSVNLACQLARRGRRVLLMDADLGLANVDIMLGLRPKWNLSHVLDGQCAIQDILVPGPVGITIIPAASGVKKMADLGTDQHAAIVRSLSELKDDYDVLIVDTAAGISDSVVTFCRASQYVMVVVTDELTSMADAYALIKVMNRDAGIRRFKVLRNMVDSHDQARDGFERLNEVARRFLDVSLEFAGFIPRDPYLIKADSRQQAVSDLYPGAESSLAFRKLAETVDKWEGPAGPSGNIEFFVDRMFGNASTAESTAGVPM, from the coding sequence ATGAGCGCAGTAAAAGTAATAGCGGTAAGCAGTGGTAAGGGTGGGGTGGGTAAAACCAATGTTTCGGTTAATCTAGCCTGTCAATTAGCGCGTCGTGGCCGCCGTGTACTGTTGATGGACGCAGACCTAGGTTTGGCAAACGTCGATATCATGCTGGGTTTGCGTCCGAAATGGAATTTGTCTCATGTGTTGGATGGCCAATGTGCAATTCAAGATATTCTCGTTCCAGGACCAGTGGGTATTACGATTATTCCGGCTGCGTCGGGAGTCAAGAAAATGGCAGATTTGGGTACCGACCAACACGCCGCCATTGTTCGTTCGCTCAGTGAATTAAAGGACGATTACGACGTATTAATCGTCGATACTGCCGCTGGTATTTCCGATAGCGTAGTGACTTTTTGTCGCGCCAGCCAATATGTCATGGTGGTTGTTACTGATGAGCTAACGTCCATGGCCGACGCCTACGCGCTGATTAAAGTTATGAATCGTGACGCGGGTATTCGGCGGTTTAAAGTATTGCGCAATATGGTGGACAGTCATGATCAAGCCCGCGATGGCTTTGAGCGACTTAACGAAGTGGCACGGCGTTTTTTAGACGTTAGTCTAGAGTTTGCCGGGTTTATTCCTCGCGACCCCTATTTAATAAAGGCCGACTCACGGCAACAGGCCGTGAGTGACTTGTATCCTGGTGCTGAATCTTCACTCGCCTTTCGCAAGTTGGCGGAGACCGTCGATAAGTGGGAGGGGCCCGCCGGACCGAGTGGCAATATTGAATTTTTTGTTGACCGAATGTTTGGTAATGCAAGTACTGCAGAGTCTACGGCGGGAGTGCCAATGTGA
- a CDS encoding Rieske (2Fe-2S) protein, whose protein sequence is MERIFAANLDEIEEGAFLNKTLGGAKVLLTKVNGQICAVENRCPHLGLPLGKGKICDGAVTCPFHGSSFNLLTGENIDWTNAFIGMPMPGWTHKLIALGKAPKALNTFKVECEGEQVFVNV, encoded by the coding sequence ATGGAACGAATTTTTGCAGCAAATCTTGATGAGATCGAAGAGGGCGCCTTCTTAAACAAAACCTTGGGCGGCGCCAAAGTATTGTTAACCAAAGTGAATGGCCAGATCTGCGCGGTAGAAAACCGCTGTCCACACCTTGGCTTGCCCTTGGGCAAAGGTAAAATTTGCGATGGCGCGGTGACCTGTCCGTTTCATGGTTCTAGCTTTAATTTACTAACAGGCGAAAATATCGACTGGACAAATGCCTTCATCGGCATGCCCATGCCGGGCTGGACGCATAAGTTAATCGCCCTTGGTAAAGCCCCAAAAGCCCTCAATACCTTTAAAGTAGAGTGCGAAGGCGAACAAGTTTTTGTGAATGTGTGA
- a CDS encoding RNA polymerase sigma factor FliA, producing the protein MNGHAAYLDVQNGSREDLVSRHAPLVKRIAYHLVSRLPASVEVDDLIQAGMIGLLEAGSHYQADKGASFETYASIRIRGAMIDQMRQSGWAPRSVTRQLREMTEAVRRTEARLGREAGSADIAAEMGVSLNEYHELLRDTSSVRLFSLEQVGEGEQEPADIGGGDDRYAPLENVLEDDFQKALATHINSLPEREKLVMALYYDSGLNLKEVGEVMDVSESRVCQIHSQAIVRLKSRLTDWTAS; encoded by the coding sequence GTGAACGGTCACGCCGCTTACCTCGATGTTCAAAACGGCAGTCGCGAAGACCTCGTTAGCCGACATGCGCCTTTGGTAAAGCGGATTGCCTATCATTTGGTTAGCCGTCTGCCCGCCAGTGTTGAGGTAGACGATTTGATTCAGGCCGGGATGATCGGTTTACTCGAGGCGGGTAGCCACTATCAGGCCGATAAAGGCGCGAGTTTCGAAACCTACGCCAGTATTCGTATTCGCGGTGCCATGATTGACCAAATGCGCCAGAGCGGCTGGGCGCCGCGCTCAGTAACTCGCCAGTTGCGCGAAATGACCGAGGCGGTGCGCCGCACCGAGGCTCGTCTAGGGCGCGAAGCGGGAAGCGCAGATATTGCTGCAGAAATGGGGGTTTCCCTCAATGAATACCATGAACTGTTACGCGATACCAGCTCAGTACGCTTATTTAGTTTGGAGCAAGTTGGCGAAGGCGAGCAGGAACCCGCTGACATCGGCGGCGGTGACGATCGCTACGCCCCACTAGAAAATGTATTAGAAGATGATTTTCAGAAGGCCCTCGCGACCCATATTAATAGCCTGCCCGAGCGCGAAAAGCTGGTCATGGCGCTGTATTACGACAGTGGTTTAAACCTCAAAGAAGTCGGTGAGGTTATGGACGTTAGCGAGTCACGGGTATGTCAGATTCATAGCCAAGCGATAGTGCGCTTAAAAAGTCGACTTACCGACTGGACGGCAAGCTAG
- a CDS encoding DUF2802 domain-containing protein, which translates to MDTNHQFSALIGNWFGSLGEASLLGLLLSVVGVGLLLFALKSRRTSTEDGPQAPTADDKIAQLEKKIEFQNSAMSLLGERVTALEEYLEMIGSRQQRQDADKKDVRFYQQAIGLADTGLSAQELAQRCGISASEADLITMLYQKAH; encoded by the coding sequence ATGGATACGAATCATCAGTTTTCCGCTTTAATTGGTAATTGGTTTGGTAGCTTGGGCGAGGCGTCGCTGCTCGGCTTGCTGCTGAGTGTCGTCGGTGTGGGTTTATTATTATTTGCACTGAAATCTCGGCGAACCAGCACCGAAGACGGCCCGCAAGCGCCGACGGCGGATGATAAAATTGCCCAGCTTGAGAAAAAAATTGAGTTTCAAAACTCTGCGATGAGCCTATTGGGTGAGCGCGTTACCGCGCTAGAGGAATACCTGGAAATGATCGGCTCTCGTCAACAGCGTCAAGATGCTGACAAAAAAGATGTACGCTTTTACCAGCAGGCCATTGGCCTTGCGGATACAGGCCTTAGCGCCCAAGAACTTGCTCAGCGCTGCGGTATTTCTGCGTCAGAAGCGGATTTGATTACGATGCTGTATCAGAAGGCGCATTGA
- a CDS encoding DUF2721 domain-containing protein — protein MAVEIEVVTIAHAIQQSVAPVFLLAGIGGILNVLTNRLARIIDRSRSLHHRLESLSVERGVAVNEELAMLTRRARVVHRSIGFSTTSALLVCVVIAMLFISAVMEWNSSLVVAALFVFAMVFLIFALTGFLREIQLATRIMLNGP, from the coding sequence ATGGCAGTAGAAATTGAAGTAGTCACCATCGCCCATGCGATTCAACAATCGGTTGCCCCGGTTTTTTTACTCGCGGGTATCGGCGGTATTCTCAATGTACTCACTAATCGTTTAGCGCGAATTATTGATCGCAGCCGTTCTTTGCATCATCGCCTGGAGTCACTTAGCGTTGAGCGCGGTGTGGCGGTGAACGAAGAATTAGCCATGCTAACGCGGCGCGCTCGCGTGGTACATCGCTCTATTGGCTTTAGTACCACCAGTGCTTTGTTGGTTTGTGTGGTCATTGCCATGTTGTTTATTAGCGCGGTAATGGAGTGGAATAGCAGCTTGGTGGTTGCGGCGCTATTCGTGTTTGCCATGGTATTTTTGATATTTGCGTTAACGGGATTTTTGCGCGAAATTCAGTTGGCAACACGGATTATGCTTAACGGGCCGTAA
- a CDS encoding Lrp/AsnC family transcriptional regulator — protein sequence MKLDAYDKRILEALQADGRLSNQELADRIGLSPSPCLRRVRRLEESGVLAGYRALLNARALGLNLMAFIHISMDRHTPERFENFERHVAACAEVLECHLITGQAADYLLKVIVADMDGFQALLLNKITRIDGVTGVHSSFVMKSPVSKTALPLL from the coding sequence GTGAAGTTAGACGCCTATGATAAGCGGATTTTAGAAGCCCTACAGGCCGATGGCCGACTCAGCAACCAAGAGCTAGCAGATCGCATTGGTTTGTCGCCGTCACCCTGTTTGCGACGGGTGCGTAGGCTAGAGGAGAGCGGGGTGCTGGCCGGTTATCGGGCCCTGCTCAATGCGCGAGCGCTCGGTCTGAATCTCATGGCGTTTATTCATATCAGTATGGACAGGCACACCCCTGAACGGTTTGAAAATTTTGAGCGCCATGTGGCCGCGTGTGCCGAGGTTTTAGAGTGCCATTTAATCACTGGCCAGGCGGCCGATTACCTGCTCAAAGTCATTGTGGCGGATATGGATGGCTTTCAGGCCTTGCTATTAAATAAGATTACTCGAATTGATGGTGTCACCGGCGTACACTCCAGTTTTGTTATGAAGTCGCCAGTGAGTAAGACTGCCTTACCCTTGCTGTAA
- a CDS encoding DJ-1/PfpI family protein, with the protein MNIGIYVYPNAEVLDFAGPFEVFSTANRLAERKDAINVFLVSEKPGLLLARGGLQITPHYSFADHPDIDVLLVVGGVHDEEMSKAPVLAWIAAQSASSKITASVCTGVFLLAGAGVVTDQRVTTHWQDIADLKMQFPALQVCEGVRWVDCGAVVSSAGISAGIDMSLHLVARLRSLDLARQTAKQMEFDWSAT; encoded by the coding sequence ATGAATATCGGTATCTATGTATACCCGAATGCCGAAGTATTGGATTTTGCCGGTCCCTTTGAAGTGTTTTCAACGGCCAATCGACTGGCTGAACGCAAAGACGCGATTAATGTCTTTTTAGTGAGTGAAAAGCCGGGCCTATTACTTGCAAGAGGTGGCTTGCAGATTACTCCCCATTACAGTTTTGCCGATCATCCCGATATCGATGTTTTGCTTGTTGTGGGTGGTGTTCACGACGAGGAGATGAGCAAGGCGCCGGTGTTGGCGTGGATTGCCGCCCAGTCGGCGAGTAGCAAAATTACTGCCTCGGTGTGCACCGGGGTATTTTTATTGGCGGGTGCGGGGGTGGTCACCGACCAACGAGTGACCACCCACTGGCAAGATATTGCCGATTTAAAAATGCAGTTTCCCGCCCTGCAGGTATGTGAGGGTGTGCGCTGGGTAGACTGTGGCGCGGTGGTAAGTTCGGCGGGTATTTCTGCGGGAATCGACATGAGCTTACACCTAGTGGCGCGATTGCGCAGCCTCGACCTAGCGCGGCAAACCGCAAAGCAGATGGAATTTGATTGGTCCGCAACCTAG